The region CAATTTATAGCATATTTACAAAAAACAATCTGATATGAAATCACGTTTACTGGCACTAATTTTTCTTACCTCATCGGCAATTACAAACGCTCAAGATATATCAAAGATGTACCAAGAAAAAGTATTTAGCAAAAAAGGAAATAACCTTCCATATAGAATAATGTATCCCAAAGATTTCAATTCCAATCAAAAGTATCCAGTTATATTTGTTCTTCATGGATCAGGCGAAAGGGGTACCGACAACCTAAAACAACTCACCCATGGTGCTTCGATGTTTGCTAGCGATTCTGTTAGGGACAAGTTCCCTGCTATTATTGTTTTCCCGCAATGCGAAACTAATAGCTATTGGGCTAATGTAACAAAAGATCAAAACGATAACGGACTCAACTCATTCCAATTCGTTCCAGAGGGAAAACCCACAAAACCGATGGAATTACTTATCAAATTAGTAAAGGATCTCGCCCGAGAAAAATACGTTGATAAAAAGCGAATATATATTGGAGGTTTATCCATGGGCGGCATGGGAACTTTTGAAATAATTTCTCGCGAACCTAATTTATTTGCTGCTGCATTCCCAATATGCGGGGGTAGCGATCCTTTAACAGCAAAAAAATACGCCAAAAAAGTTAAAGTTTGGATTTTTCATGGAGAAATGGATGACATAGTATCACCGGAGTACTCCAAAGCAATGTACAAGGCAATACTTTCAAATGGGGGCGATGTAAAACTAACGCTATATCCTTTTGCTAATCACAACAGCTGGGATAGTGCATTCAAGGAATCAGGACTATTACCTTGGCTATTTAGTATCAGAAAATAACCTATTTTAGCGATTCAGATATTGTTTCCACTCCAGCGTAGTACCATGGAAAACATTAAAATCTACTTTTCCATGAACGCCTCTTAATCTACCTGTATGCGAATACTGCCAGAAAGTCCATGGCCGACCAATGTCGGGTTTATGATCAAATGAACAGATCCAAATATCGTTTTTGGGAAAATTATCCTTGATGTAAAACTTGTAGGTATCCTCGTTGGTGTATATAATCAACTTTTTACCGGCTTTCCGTTCGACAATTGCCACAAAATCTTTTAAGTCTGCAATGATCTCCTTTCGAGGTCGACGAATTCTATTTCCCCACTCCTCAACATCCACTACAGGAGGTAAATCAAACTCACTTAGGTTAACCCTACGCAAAAAGTTATCGGCCTGACGGTCTCCTTCGCGATTAAAATTAAAGAAATGGTAAGCGCTTACAGGAATACCCACTTTTTTTGCACCATCAAAGTTTTTTTGAAAGTTTCTATCGGGGAGAGTTGCCCCCTCGCTTGCCTTTATGAAGGCAAAAGAAACGCGTTGATTCTTCACTCTTTCCCAATCGATTTGACCCGTATGGGCAGAAACATCAATTCCTCGAACTATATACCGGTGATCGGGTGAGGATAGAAATCGCACTAAAAACCATACACAAAACGCTGTAAAAAATAGAGCGACAGGTATTACCCACTGTTTTTTATTCTTTTTTTTTGCCATAATTCTTTTGAAGCCCCAAAGTTAGCAACCATAGATAAATTGCCACATTATTTAGACAAAATTTTAAAAATATAATCATCATATGACTCGTAAATTGCTGAAATTTCAAAAAAATCATCACTTTTGTAACTCAATAATTTGGAATATTTATAGAGACTTAATTTTATCTGTATGACGAAAGTTTTCTTCAGATTTCAAAAAATAGCAATTCTGCTAACTTTATGCCTTACATTAAACTCTTTCTACTGCAATGCAGAGAATTATGCAAAAAAATTAAAACTTATCCCCGTTGGCTCCGATTCACTTGAACTAGTTTCGAAAGTAGGAGTTCCCTCGCTAAAGGAAAATGTTTACCGCTACTACTACGGAAAAAACGAAGCGATTGTAATTGATAGCATAATTAAAGATATAAGGCTGGCAGAGTCTCATAAAAAACTTAAAATCCACTTAAGGAGGGAAAAGAATCAACAAAAAAACGTTCCGGCAATTGCCTCGTTAAGAATAGGAATGAATCTTAATGAAGCATTCAATAGGGTTGGAAATCCTGATAGCATTGCCAAAGGAGAGGACTGGTACTACTCAAACAGAAATAGAGTAGAACTTGTTCAGGGAAAAGTAAGACAGGTAGAGGTTCACCTAAAATCCAACCTTGAAACACTCGATTGGGTATGGTTAAACTTTACCAACGGAGGGCTGCTTTTCATGAATTTAACCTTAGCGTTTATAATGTTTGGGGTTGCCCTTAATATAAGGTTAGACCAATTTAAATTGGTGTTGAGTTCCCCAAAATCAGTAATAGTTGGCTTTCTATCGCAGTTCTTTGTACTACCCTTTGCCACTTTTATTCTAGTTTTAATTATCCGACCCACTCCGAGCGTTGCCATGGGAATGATACTGGTTGCAGCATGCCCTGGAGGAAATATTTCGAATTTTATTTCATCCATGGCAAAAGGGAATGTTGCACTCTCTGTCACCCTAACGGCTATAGCAACAATAGCAGCGGTAGTGCTAACCCCTTTCAATTTTGCCCTATGGGGAAATCTATACTCCGAAGCCTCAAACCTTGTTATTCCTTTTAAAATTGATGCCTGGGAAATGATTAAAACTGTTTTCATATTACTTGGAATTCCTATTGTTATTGGAATGTGGTTTTCACAAAAATGTCCACTCATTACATCAAAAATCACTAAACCAATTCAAATTCTATCCATAATTTTCTTCTTGGGCTTTGTTGTTGCAGCACTATCTGCAAATTTCCATTACTTCATAAAATACATTCATTTAATTGCACTTATTGTTATTGCTCATAACGGATTAGGATTGCTGGTTGGATACTTGAGCCCGACACTCCTTAAATTACCACAGCGAGACAGAAGAACGATAGCTATAGAAACAGGTATTCAAAATTCAGGCCTGGGTCTTGTGCTAATATTCAACCCTAACCTATTCGATGGCTTAGGCGGAATGGCCTTTATTGCTGCAGCATGGGGGATCTGGCATATAATTTCTGGATTAGCTTTAGCTTACTACTGGTCGAAAAGATCTCCTGTTGAAGCATAATGATTGATTATTAACCTTACATATATTTATGCCCACAAGCCGAGAAAATATTGAAAAATGGTCATGGAAGTACTGGCTTCTTCGGAATTATCAGGATTTTGTTTTCCGCCTTTACTTTAAAACAGAGATAGTTGGATTAGAGAAAATTCCAGCAAATGCAACCCTGATTTTCGCACCAAATCATCAGAATGCCCTGATGGATGCACTCGGTATGCTAAGTTTATACAGTAACTGGCAGCCCGTATTCCTTGCCCGCGCCGACATTTTTAAAAAACCTGCCGTTATTAAGATTCTCACATTCCTTAAAATAATGCCCGTTTACCGTATCCGCGATGGATATGAGAATCTTTCATTAAACGACGAGATCTTCCTGAAAACAATGGATGTCCTTCATAATAAGAATGGACTTATAATACTTCCCGAGGGAAACCATGCTGGATTCAAACGCCTACGTCAACTCAAAAAGGGCATTGCCCGAATAGCGTTTCAGGCCGAAGATGCCGCCAGCGGAAACTTAAATATCATAATTATTCCTATTGGACTAGAGTACAGCAATTACGTACGGTTTCACAGCAAATTCCTAATTAGAATTGGGGAGCCCTTTGAAATAAAGAAATATCTTGATCTATACCACCAAAATAAAGCATTAGCCTACAATGCCCTTATTGCTGAACTAGAGCAAGGAATGAAAGAAACCATGATTAACATTGAAGATGAGAAAAACTACGATTCTTATCTAAACATAACCGAAATGGTTTCAGAACGATACATCAAGAAAAACAAACTCCCCAAAACTCAGAACCAAAAATTCATTGTCGACAAAAAAATAATTGCAAAGTACAACGACTTAAAACAAAGCAACGAGGCTGAATTCAATGATTTAATGGTGAAATCTGCCGAGTACGGCAATCTGCTTAAATTGAATAAAATCTGCAATAAGGCAGCACCTTTAACCACAAAAAAAATGCTTTTACTACCTTTCGAAGCAATGGCATTACTGGTAACCCTTCCTCTTTTTGCTTACGGAGCAATAAACAACATTATCCCAATAATGATCCCCTACAAACTCAGCTTAAAATTTCAGGATGTTCAGTTCCACAGCTCAGTAAGGCATGTAGTGGCTCTTATTATTTTTCCGTTGATGTATTTAATTCAAACCTTAGTATTTGGACTTATTGTAAATGATGGATGGTTAACGTTGGCGTACCTAGCCTCGTTACCAATTGGAGCGGTTATTGTTTATCATTGGCGGTACCGGTGCATCAAATTCTACAGAGCAATTTCTTTACTCAGGTTTATGAAAGCAAGACCCGATCAGTCCAAAAGGATAAATGAACTATATTTTGAACTGTATGAGAAAACTGAAAAAATGATTATAAAATAAATGATAAAAGAAAGGCGACCGTTTGGTCGCCTTTTCCTATTACTTTTTACCTTTCTTAGCAAGTTTGTGATCCTTAACATATTTCTCAAGAACACCTTTAAGATCAGGCAATCCAATCTCAGCCAAATCGTAGTAAACACGAGTTGTAGGTTTCTTAATCTTGATAATGCGGTTAAGATCAATAGGAGTACCAATAATAACTGTATCGCACTCCGTTTTATTGATAGTAGCCTCAAGGTCTTTTAGCTGCTGTGCACCATACCCCATAGCAGGAAGGATACGACCAATATTTGGATAAATCTCGAAAGTTTCTTTTAGTTTACCAACTAGGTAAGGGCGAACCTCAACCTCTTCGGAAGCTCCAAATTTACGAGCAGCGATAGTACCAGCACCAATCTTCATTTCACCGTGAGTTAAGGTTGGACCATCCTCTACAATTAAGCAGCGTTTTCCACTAATTAAGCTTGGATCGTCAACTTTAATTGGAGATGCACCGTCAACAACAAGGGCTTTTGGATTTACCTTGCGGATGTTCTCACGAACAATTTGAATTCCCTCTGGAGAAGCTGAATCCATCTTATTAATAACGATAACATCAGCTAAACGCATATTAACCTCGCCAGGATAGTAACTAACCTCGTTACCAGCACGGTGAGGATCAGCAACAGTGATAGTTAAATCAGGTTTGTAGAAAGAAAAGTCGTTATTACCGCCATCCCAAAGGATTACATCGCAACCATCAGGATCTTTCTCAGCTTCGCGAAGAATTGCCTCATAGTCAACACCAGCATAAATAACGTTGCCACGTACTACATGAGGTTCGTACTCTTCCATTTCCTCAACGGTACATTTGTGCTTCTTCAAATCCTCAACCTTTGCAAAGCGTTGAACTTTCTGAGCAACTAAGTCGCCATAAGGCATTGGGTGACGAACAGCAACAACCTTTAAACCAAGACCCATTAAGTACTCAATAACCTTACGTGAAGTTTGAGACTTACCGCAACCAGTGCGGGTAGCTACAACTGCAATAACAGGTTTCTTGCTCTTTATCATAGTCTCGTTAGGACCAAGTAGCATAAAGTTAGCGCCAGCAGCGTTAACGATTGAACTTATGTTCATAACTCGGTTGTAGGGAACATCGCTGTAAGAGAAAACGCAATCCTGAATGTTCTTTTCCTTAATAAGTTTTGGAAGATCTTCTTCTGCAACTATTGGAATTCCCTTTGGGTATAGCTTACCAGCTAGTTCTGCTGGGTATTTACGACCGTCGATGTCTGGAATCTGTGCTGCTGTAAAAGCCACTACATTATACTCCTTTTTATCGCGGAAAAAGGTATTGAAGTTGTGGAAATCGCGACCAGCAGCTCCAATAATTACTACATTACGTGCACTCATAAAACCTCCTTAATAATTTATAGTTAAAATTTAGGTTAATGTTTGTTTTTATTAGACACAAATTTATATGTTTAAAAATCAGAGCAAAGTTGATAGAACTTTTTTTAAAGGCACTAGAAATCAACCACGAACGAAAACACTATCCAACCAAATGATATACTGTAAATTACAACGAAATCAGC is a window of Tenuifilaceae bacterium CYCD DNA encoding:
- a CDS encoding phospholipase, encoding MKSRLLALIFLTSSAITNAQDISKMYQEKVFSKKGNNLPYRIMYPKDFNSNQKYPVIFVLHGSGERGTDNLKQLTHGASMFASDSVRDKFPAIIVFPQCETNSYWANVTKDQNDNGLNSFQFVPEGKPTKPMELLIKLVKDLAREKYVDKKRIYIGGLSMGGMGTFEIISREPNLFAAAFPICGGSDPLTAKKYAKKVKVWIFHGEMDDIVSPEYSKAMYKAILSNGGDVKLTLYPFANHNSWDSAFKESGLLPWLFSIRK
- a CDS encoding glycoside hydrolase family 25, whose product is MAKKKNKKQWVIPVALFFTAFCVWFLVRFLSSPDHRYIVRGIDVSAHTGQIDWERVKNQRVSFAFIKASEGATLPDRNFQKNFDGAKKVGIPVSAYHFFNFNREGDRQADNFLRRVNLSEFDLPPVVDVEEWGNRIRRPRKEIIADLKDFVAIVERKAGKKLIIYTNEDTYKFYIKDNFPKNDIWICSFDHKPDIGRPWTFWQYSHTGRLRGVHGKVDFNVFHGTTLEWKQYLNR
- a CDS encoding GTPase, with product MSARNVVIIGAAGRDFHNFNTFFRDKKEYNVVAFTAAQIPDIDGRKYPAELAGKLYPKGIPIVAEEDLPKLIKEKNIQDCVFSYSDVPYNRVMNISSIVNAAGANFMLLGPNETMIKSKKPVIAVVATRTGCGKSQTSRKVIEYLMGLGLKVVAVRHPMPYGDLVAQKVQRFAKVEDLKKHKCTVEEMEEYEPHVVRGNVIYAGVDYEAILREAEKDPDGCDVILWDGGNNDFSFYKPDLTITVADPHRAGNEVSYYPGEVNMRLADVIVINKMDSASPEGIQIVRENIRKVNPKALVVDGASPIKVDDPSLISGKRCLIVEDGPTLTHGEMKIGAGTIAARKFGASEEVEVRPYLVGKLKETFEIYPNIGRILPAMGYGAQQLKDLEATINKTECDTVIIGTPIDLNRIIKIKKPTTRVYYDLAEIGLPDLKGVLEKYVKDHKLAKKGKK